From Solanum lycopersicum chromosome 8, SLM_r2.1, the proteins below share one genomic window:
- the LOC101249747 gene encoding cellulose synthase-like protein D3 has translation MTSRSFKASDSQQGKPSGVTFARRTSSGRYVNLSRESLDSEISGIEFANYTVHIPPTPDNQPMDPSISQRVEEQYVSNSLFTGGYNSVTRAHLMDKVIESETNHPQMAGAKGSSCAIPGCDGKVMSDERGEDILPCECDFKICRDCYVDAVKTGDGICPGCKESYKSTDLAENAVDPSGRPLTLASNVSMSKMERRLSLMRSGNKSAIIRSHSGLMRSQTGDFDHNKWLFETKGTYGYGNAIWPKDGGLGNDKEDHVGEPSELMNKPWRPLTRKLKIPAGVISPYRLLILIRVVVLGLFLQWRITNPNNDAIWLWYMSIICEVWFAISWLLDQLPKLCPVNRATDLNVLKEKFETPTPTNPTGKSDLPGIDIFVSTADPEKEPPLVTANTILSILAADYPVEKLSCYISDDGGALLTFEAMAEAASFANIWVPFCRKHNIEPRNPETYFSLKKDPYKNKVRQDFVKDRRRVKREYDEFKVRINSLPDSIRRRSDAYNAREEIKAMKLQREAAGDDLLEPIKITKATWMADGTHWPGTWMISAPEHSRGDHAGIIQVMLKPPSDEPLHGTSSDDGLIDSTEVDIRLPLLVYVSREKRPGYDHNKKAGAMNALVRASAIMSNGPFILNLDCDHYIYNSEAIREGMCFMMDRGGDRICYVQFPQRFEGIDPSDRYANHNTVFFDVNMRALDGLQGPMYVGTGCLFRRTALYGFDPPRNKEYHPGCCSCCFGRRKHNATVSSVSDDNRALRMGDFDDEEMNLASFPKRFGNSSFLIDSIPVAEFQGRPLADHPAVKNGRPPGALTIPRELLDASTVAEAISVISCWYEDKTEWGNRVGWIYGSVTEDVVTGYRMHNRGWRSIYCVTKRDAFRGTAPINLTDRLHQVLRWATGSVEIFFSRNNAFLASPKMKILQRIAYLNCGIYPFTSIFLIVYCFLPALSLFSGQFIVQSLNVTFLTYLLVITLTLCALAVLEIKWSGIALEEWWRNEQFWLIGGTSAHLAAVLQGLLKVIAGIEISFTLTSKSATDDDDEYADLYIIKWTSLMIPPIVIMMTNLIAIAVGVSRTIYSTIPQWSRLLGGVFFSFWVLAHLYPFAKGLMGRRGRTPTIVFVWSGLIAITISLLWVAINPPAGASEIGGSFQFP, from the exons ATGACTTCGAGGTCCTTTAAAGCCTCTGATTCCCAACAGGGCAAGCCTTCTGGTGTTACTTTTGCAAGGAGGACCTCATCGGGTCGGTATGTGAACTTATCGAGGGAATCTCTGGATAGTGAGATTAGCGGCATTGAATTTGCGAACTACACAGTGCATATTCCTCCAACCCCTGATAATCAACCTATGGATCCTTCAATTTCTCAAAGGGTTGAAGAGCAGTATGTGTCAAATTCCTTGTTTACCGGTGGTTATAATAGTGTAACTCGTGCTCACTTGATGGATAAGGTAATTGAATCAGAAACTAACCATCCTCAGATGGCTGGTGCAAAAGGTTCTTCTTGTGCTATACCGGGTTGTGATGGTAAAGTCATGAGTGATGAAAGAGGTGAAGATATACTTCCTTGTGAGTGTGATTTTAAAATTTGCCGGGATTGTTATGTTGATGCTGTCAAAACTGGTGATGGGATATGTCCTGGTTGTAAAGAGTCTTACAAGAGCACTGATTTGGCTGAGAATGCTGTAGATCCTTCTGGACGGCCTCTAACGTTAGCTTCAAATGTTAGTATGTCTAAAATGGAAAGGAGGTTGTCGTTGATGCGATCAGGTAATAAATCAGCGATAATAAGAAGTCATTCAGGGTTGATGAGGAGTCAGACAGGGGATTTTGATCACAATAAATGGTTATTTGAGACAAAAGGGACGTATGGCTATGGAAATGCTATATGGCCAAAGGATGGGGGGCTTGGAAATGACAAAGAAGATCATGTTGGTGAGCCTTCTGAACTTATGAACAAGCCTTGGAGGCCGCTTACTCGTAAACTGAAGATACCCGCTGGAGTTATTAGCCCATACCG GCTCTTGATTCTTATTCGCGTAGTTGTTCTTGGACtatttcttcaatggaggattacCAATCCGAACAATGATGCTATATGGTTATGGTATATGTCCATAATCTGTGAGGTTTGGTTTGCAATCTCTTGGCTGCTTGACCAGCTTCCAAAGTTATGCCCTGTTAACCGTGCTACCGATCTTAATGtcttgaaagaaaaatttgaaacacCAACCCCGACCAATCCCACAGGAAAATCTGATCTTCCAGGCATAGACATATTTGTCTCTACTGCAGATCCTGAGAAAGAGCCACCGCTGGTCACTGCAAACACGATTCTATCTATCCTTGCAGCTGATTACCCCGTTGAAAAGCTTTCCTGTTATATTTCTGATGATGGAGGTGCTCTTCTGACATTTGAAGCAATGGCAGAAGCTGCAAGTTTTGCCAACATTTGGGTCCCATTTTGTCGTAAACATAATATTGAACCAAGGAACCCAGAAACCTACTTCAGCTTGAAGAAAGACCCTTACAAGAATAAAGTACGTCAAGATTTTGTTAAGGACCGCAGACGGGTGAAACGtgaatatgatgaatttaaGGTTCGAATTAATAGCCTCCCTGATTCAATTCGTCGGCGTTCTGATGCCTATAACGCTCGAGAAGAAATCAAGGCCATGAAGCTTCAGCGAGAGGCAGCTGGAGATGATCTTTTGGAACCCATTAAGATAACTAAGGCCACTTGGATGGCAGATGGAACCCACTGGCCTGGTACTTGGATGATTTCTGCTCCCGAGCACTCTAGGGGTGATCACGCAGGAATCATACAG GTTATGTTAAAACCCCCAAGTGATGAACCCTTACATGGAACCTCTTCCGATGATGGTCTAATTGATTCAACAGAAGTTGATATTCGTCTCCCCTTGCTGGTGTATGTCTCTCGTGAAAAGCGTCCTGGCTATGATCATAACAAAAAGGCTGGTGCCATGAATGCCTTGGTCAGAGCTTCTGCCATCATGTCTAATGGCCCCTTTATCCTCAACCTTGATTGTGATCACTACATCTACAACTCCGAGGCAATCAGGGAGGGAATGTGCTTTATGATGGACCGCGGTGGAGATAGGATCTGTTATGTTCAGTTTCCTCAACGTTTTGAGGGAATTGATCCTTCTGACCGTTATGCAAACCACAATACTGTCTTCTTTGATGTCAACATGCGTGCCCTTGATGGCCTTCAAGGTCCAATGTATGTTGGGACTGGTTGTCTCTTCCGTAGGACTGCTCTTTATGGTTTCGACCCACCACGAAACAAGGAATACCACCCTGGTTGCTGCAGCTGCTGTTTTGGTCGGCGCAAGCATAATGCCACTGTGTCTTCTGTCTCTGATGACAACAGGGCGCTTAGAATGGGGGATTTTGATGATGAGGAAATGAATCTTGCTTCATTTCCTAAAAGGTTTGGTAACTCAAGTTTCCTCATTGATTCCATTCCAGTTGCAGAATTCCAAGGCAGACCACTTGCCGATCACCCTGCTGTAAAGAATGGACGACCGCCTGGTGCTCTAACTATTCCAAGGGAACTTCTTGATGCCTCCACTGTTGCTGAAGCAATTAGTGTCATTTCGTGCTGGTACGAGGACAAAACTGAATGGGGTAATAGAGTTGGATGGATTTATGGGTCTGTTACTGAAGATGTGGTGACAGGGTATAGGATGCATAATAGAGGTTGGAGATCTATTTATTGTGTGACAAAGAGAGATGCATTCCGTGGCACTGCACCAATCAATCTTACTGACAGGCTTCACCAAGTGCTTCGATGGGCTACTGGTTCTGTTGAAATCTTCTTCTCTCGCAACAATGCTTTTTTGGCTAGTCCTAAGATGAAAATTTTGCAGCGGATCGCCTACCTCAACTGCGGCATCTACCCTTTCACCTCGATTTTCTTAATCGTGTACTGCTTCCTCCCAGCACTTTCACTATTCTCTGGTCAGTTCATCGTCCAGTCCCTGAACGTCACCTTCCTCACATATCTCCTCGTGATTACATTGACTCTCTGCGCACTCGCAGTGCTTGAGATCAAGTGGTCCGGCATTGCCCTGGAAGAGTGGTGGCGTAATGAGCAGTTTTGGTTAATTGGAGGTACAAGTGCCCATCTTGCTGCTGTGCTTCAGGGGCTTCTAAAAGTGATTGCTGGCATTGAAATTTCATTTACCCTGACATCAAAATCTGCcactgatgatgatgatgaatatgcTGATCTCTATATCATCAAATGGACTTCCCTGATGATCCCACCTATTGTTATCATGATGACTAACTTGATTGCGATAGCTGTTGGTGTAAGCCGGACAATATATAGCACAATACCACAATGGAGCCGTTTACTCGGAGGGGTTTTCTTCAGTTTTTGGGTCCTTGCTCATCTCTATCCTTTCGCTAAGGGACTAATGGGAAGACGCGGAAGGACACCAACAATCGTATTTGTCTGGTCAGGACTTATCGCCATCACCATTTCGCTGCTGTGGGTTGCCATTAACCCCCCTGCTGGTGCCAGTGAAATTGGAGGTTCATTCCAGTTCCCTTGA